A stretch of the Bacillus anthracis str. Vollum genome encodes the following:
- a CDS encoding ketoacyl-ACP synthase III, whose amino-acid sequence MNSKSRITAIGTHVPNQILSNNDLEKMIDTNDEWIVQRTGMKERRIASEDEYSSNLAIKAVENLCTTYKKNLEDVDCIIVATTTADYVFPSVACQIQQYFNIPHTMAFDLNATCAGFTYGLHVGNSLITSGSHKKVLVVATETLSKVTDYTDRTTCILFGDGAGAILLERDENKPSFIAYHMGTNGHGGIHLYRTNLSTTMNDTPLQTNEKIVQNGREVYKWATRTVPVGIKELLHTANMKMDDIDWFIPHSANLRMIESICEKSQIPIHKTLTSVEYMGNTSSVSIPLALDLARKKGKLNNGDTLLLYGFGGGLTHLGLIVEWDLS is encoded by the coding sequence ATGAATTCTAAATCCCGTATTACTGCAATTGGCACTCATGTTCCAAATCAAATATTATCTAATAATGATTTAGAAAAAATGATCGATACGAATGATGAATGGATTGTACAAAGAACAGGAATGAAGGAAAGAAGAATCGCTAGCGAAGATGAATACTCCTCAAACTTAGCCATTAAAGCAGTTGAAAATTTATGTACAACATATAAGAAAAACTTAGAAGATGTCGACTGTATCATTGTCGCTACTACTACTGCTGATTACGTTTTCCCTAGTGTTGCTTGCCAAATACAACAATACTTCAACATACCTCATACAATGGCATTTGATTTAAATGCCACTTGCGCTGGTTTCACATATGGCTTGCACGTCGGTAATAGCTTGATTACTTCTGGATCACATAAAAAAGTACTTGTCGTAGCGACAGAGACATTATCAAAAGTTACTGATTACACCGATAGAACGACCTGCATTTTATTTGGCGATGGTGCTGGAGCTATTTTATTAGAAAGAGATGAAAACAAACCAAGCTTTATCGCGTATCATATGGGCACAAATGGGCACGGCGGTATTCATCTATATAGAACAAACTTATCTACTACTATGAATGACACTCCACTGCAAACAAATGAAAAAATCGTTCAAAATGGGAGAGAAGTATATAAATGGGCAACACGCACAGTGCCAGTAGGTATAAAAGAACTGTTACATACTGCAAATATGAAAATGGATGATATAGACTGGTTCATTCCTCATAGCGCTAACTTACGAATGATTGAATCTATTTGTGAAAAATCTCAAATTCCAATACACAAAACATTAACGAGCGTGGAATATATGGGGAATACCTCTTCTGTCTCTATTCCACTCGCTCTAGATTTAGCTAGAAAAAAAGGGAAATTAAATAACGGAGACACACTTTTACTGTACGGATTTGGCGGTGGTCTTACACATTTAGGCCTTATTGTGGAGTGGGATTTAAGCTAA
- the hflX gene encoding GTPase HflX: MEELLQRAVLVGVNLGNEDDSAYSMEELTNLAEACDVEVIGQVTQNLQRVNPSHYIGKGKIEEVAAYVNEVDANMVIFNDELSPSQIRNLEADLDCKVIDRTILILDIFAQRAKTKEAQLQVEVAHLQYMMPRLIGLRESLGRQSGGVGTKNKGVGEKKLELDRRKIEEQISVLNKDLEALVAQRQTQRKQRKKNEIPVVALVGYTNAGKSTTMNAMLEIYNGTEEKQVFEKDMLFATLETSVRNIDLPGNKSFLLTDTVGFVSKLPHHLVKAFRSTLEEVAEADLLIHVVDYANPNYEQLIDITNETLKKIGVENIPTIYAYNKSDMVDVEIPKVQEDRVYLSAKKHVGIEELVEMIRSHIYKEYTKCEMLIPYDQGQVVSYFNTHAHVLSTSYENEGTKLEVECKTSDYEKYKRFAI, encoded by the coding sequence ATGGAAGAATTATTACAAAGAGCAGTTTTAGTTGGAGTAAATTTAGGTAATGAGGATGATTCTGCATATTCGATGGAAGAGCTAACGAATCTTGCAGAAGCTTGTGATGTAGAGGTAATTGGACAAGTGACGCAAAATTTGCAACGTGTAAATCCATCCCATTATATTGGAAAAGGAAAGATTGAAGAAGTAGCAGCCTATGTAAATGAAGTAGATGCGAATATGGTCATCTTTAATGACGAATTATCTCCTTCGCAAATTCGAAATTTAGAAGCGGATTTAGATTGTAAAGTAATTGACCGTACCATATTAATTTTAGATATTTTTGCGCAACGTGCGAAAACGAAGGAAGCGCAGCTGCAAGTAGAGGTGGCCCACCTTCAGTATATGATGCCTCGTTTAATTGGTCTTCGTGAGTCGTTAGGAAGACAGAGCGGCGGTGTTGGTACGAAAAATAAAGGTGTCGGTGAGAAGAAATTAGAGTTGGATCGTCGTAAAATTGAAGAACAAATTTCAGTTTTAAATAAAGATTTAGAAGCTCTTGTTGCGCAGCGTCAAACGCAGCGAAAGCAACGTAAGAAAAATGAAATTCCTGTTGTAGCATTAGTAGGTTATACGAACGCAGGAAAATCAACGACCATGAATGCGATGCTTGAAATTTATAATGGGACAGAAGAAAAACAAGTATTTGAAAAAGATATGTTATTCGCGACGTTAGAAACATCGGTGCGAAATATTGATTTACCAGGTAATAAATCATTCTTATTAACAGATACAGTTGGATTTGTAAGTAAATTACCGCATCATCTCGTCAAGGCGTTCCGTTCAACGTTAGAAGAGGTAGCGGAAGCAGACTTACTTATTCATGTTGTAGATTACGCCAATCCAAATTATGAACAGTTAATTGATATTACAAATGAAACGTTAAAGAAAATTGGAGTAGAAAATATCCCAACCATTTATGCTTATAACAAATCAGATATGGTAGATGTTGAAATTCCGAAAGTACAAGAAGACCGCGTTTATTTATCAGCGAAGAAACATGTTGGAATTGAAGAACTTGTCGAAATGATTCGCTCACACATTTATAAAGAGTATACGAAGTGTGAAATGTTAATTCCGTATGATCAAGGACAGGTAGTTTCTTATTTCAATACTCATGCGCACGTTCTATCTACGAGTTATGAAAACGAAGGTACGAAACTAGAAGTGGAATGTAAGACGAGCGATTACGAAAAATATAAGCGTTTTGCAATTTAA
- a CDS encoding cobalt transporter CbiN — protein sequence MKTILRMLPVVIICSFILIIFSEKSYACDCINVSAEEALQKNDVVFEGKVIEIGRKEEGEIEVLFEVKKIWKGTNFTQIIVYTDGGDCVFHFVEGGEYLVFSSQRGPEKQLYTHSCSGTKRLDEAEIERNTLSHIAKGVAPTKKVDLKGEMVSGFSRWQVAIISIGLLLIVTLVIFIVRRTRKK from the coding sequence TTGAAAACAATTTTACGCATGTTGCCTGTTGTCATTATTTGTAGCTTTATTCTTATTATTTTTTCAGAGAAATCTTATGCTTGTGATTGTATTAACGTATCAGCAGAAGAGGCACTTCAAAAAAATGATGTAGTGTTTGAGGGAAAAGTAATTGAGATTGGAAGGAAAGAAGAGGGTGAAATTGAAGTGTTATTTGAAGTGAAGAAAATTTGGAAAGGGACAAATTTTACGCAAATCATCGTATATACAGATGGTGGTGATTGTGTGTTTCACTTTGTAGAGGGGGGAGAGTACTTAGTATTTTCTTCTCAAAGAGGACCGGAAAAACAATTATACACACATAGTTGTAGTGGTACGAAGAGATTAGATGAGGCAGAGATAGAGAGAAATACTTTAAGTCATATTGCTAAGGGTGTTGCTCCGACGAAGAAAGTGGATTTAAAAGGGGAGATGGTGAGCGGTTTCAGTAGGTGGCAAGTTGCTATCATTTCTATAGGTCTGTTACTGATAGTAACTCTTGTGATTTTTATCGTGAGAAGAACGCGCAAAAAATGA